From a single Methylacidiphilum kamchatkense Kam1 genomic region:
- the infA gene encoding translation initiation factor IF-1: MSSTNTIELEGTIVAILPGTMFRVELDNKHQVLAHISGKMRKNFVRLTYGDRVKLEMSPHDLTKARILYRIDRIHPPPPPATQKKPRQKQV; encoded by the coding sequence ATGTCATCGACAAATACTATTGAGCTAGAAGGAACGATAGTCGCTATCCTACCAGGGACGATGTTTCGTGTCGAACTCGACAACAAACATCAGGTTTTAGCCCATATTTCTGGGAAAATGAGGAAAAATTTTGTTCGGCTCACCTATGGGGATAGAGTGAAGCTAGAAATGTCTCCTCATGATTTGACAAAAGCAAGAATTTTATATCGCATTGATAGGATTCATCCCCCACCCCCTCCTGCCACACAGAAAAAGCCTCGTCAGAAACAAGTATAG
- a CDS encoding MBL fold metallo-hydrolase, whose amino-acid sequence MEPIPSKTKRRFFLNVLMSSFFKKREGIEHRPQFPKVNSGQICLTWVGHASFLLQTHKHNILIDPNWSNWMLIIRRLKRAGIALDALPSIDLVLITHAHFDHLNKKTLKMIAKNQPIIVPKGVKNLVRGIGFEKILEMNWWEKIEIDGTEITFTPAKHWGARVLADFYRGYGGYCLKFDGRSVYHCGDTAYFEKFSEIGERLHPEVVLMPIGSYDPPSGRDVHINPEKAVQAFQELRGKIMIPMHFGTYRMSYEPLHEPAYRLIMAAKKKGILSQVCFLNEGIPTIL is encoded by the coding sequence ATGGAACCGATTCCTAGTAAAACAAAAAGAAGATTCTTTTTAAATGTTCTCATGTCTTCTTTTTTTAAAAAGAGAGAAGGAATCGAACATAGGCCCCAATTCCCAAAAGTAAATTCCGGACAAATCTGTTTAACATGGGTAGGACACGCCTCTTTTCTTTTGCAAACCCATAAACATAACATTTTAATTGATCCAAATTGGTCGAATTGGATGCTTATCATTAGGCGACTCAAAAGGGCAGGAATTGCTTTGGATGCTCTCCCATCAATCGACCTTGTCCTTATTACTCATGCACATTTTGATCATTTAAATAAAAAGACTTTGAAAATGATTGCTAAAAATCAGCCTATCATTGTTCCCAAGGGGGTAAAGAACTTAGTGAGAGGCATTGGATTTGAAAAAATTTTAGAAATGAATTGGTGGGAAAAAATAGAAATAGATGGAACCGAAATTACATTTACTCCTGCTAAGCATTGGGGAGCAAGAGTTTTGGCTGATTTCTATCGTGGCTATGGAGGCTATTGCCTCAAATTTGATGGAAGATCTGTCTATCATTGCGGAGATACCGCTTACTTTGAAAAATTTTCAGAAATTGGTGAGCGACTTCACCCAGAAGTTGTTTTGATGCCTATTGGTTCCTATGACCCACCTTCAGGACGTGACGTGCATATTAATCCAGAAAAAGCTGTTCAAGCCTTTCAAGAACTCCGAGGCAAAATAATGATCCCAATGCATTTTGGAACTTATCGAATGAGTTATGAACCTCTCCACGAACCAGCCTATCGGCTCATCATGGCTGCGAAAAAAAAGGGTATTCTCTCACAAGTTTGTTTTCTGAATGAGGGAATTCCTACTATATTGTAA
- a CDS encoding MBL fold metallo-hydrolase: MKGSLQSAYSALFSRSITLSIEFLIGCFCLLAPIFFSAECYAQNEGQVLVRWYGHAFVYLISSTGVRVAIDPYGEDTVKYKFPDRLQADVVLISSESEDRSAGEKLFGTPQIFRSITAVGPNNARGHIFKGIQTFRDKSQGSLHGKNTAFVFKLDRVNFAHLGDLAHPLNQDQLAEFGKVDVLFLPIGNETLSNEELDKIALDLGARIIIPIAFKTSLSGDLDLRPLANYLEGKKNVRFIDSSEIMVSQLDLPSEPWIYVLKEP; the protein is encoded by the coding sequence GTGAAAGGAAGCCTGCAAAGCGCTTATTCTGCCCTTTTTTCAAGATCCATCACTTTATCTATTGAATTTTTAATTGGATGCTTTTGCCTTCTTGCTCCTATTTTTTTCTCTGCAGAATGCTACGCTCAAAATGAAGGACAAGTACTTGTTCGTTGGTATGGTCATGCTTTTGTCTATCTGATTTCTTCTACGGGTGTTCGAGTCGCCATTGATCCTTATGGGGAAGATACTGTTAAATATAAGTTTCCCGATCGACTGCAAGCTGATGTTGTTTTAATTAGTTCTGAATCTGAAGATAGATCAGCCGGTGAAAAACTATTCGGCACCCCACAAATCTTTCGAAGCATAACGGCCGTAGGTCCCAACAATGCACGAGGTCATATTTTCAAAGGCATACAAACCTTTCGTGATAAATCTCAAGGATCCTTACATGGCAAAAATACAGCATTCGTCTTCAAGCTTGACAGAGTCAATTTTGCCCATCTAGGCGATTTAGCCCATCCCCTCAACCAAGACCAGTTAGCCGAATTCGGCAAGGTTGATGTTCTCTTTCTCCCAATTGGTAATGAAACGCTTTCTAACGAAGAATTAGACAAAATAGCCTTGGATCTTGGCGCTCGTATCATAATACCCATCGCTTTTAAAACAAGTCTCAGTGGTGATCTTGACCTCCGTCCTCTAGCTAATTACTTGGAGGGGAAAAAAAATGTGCGTTTTATCGACAGTTCTGAAATAATGGTCAGCCAACTAGACCTTCCTTCAGAACCTTGGATTTATGTCCTCAAAGAGCCATAA
- the purD gene encoding phosphoribosylamine--glycine ligase, with amino-acid sequence MKVLVVGGGGREHALCWSFKKDPTVKKIFVAPGNAGTEEFCTNLPIGIYDMDNLFHWARENRPDLTVVGPEAPLCDGIADKFESIGLKIVGPKKRAARLEGSKAWTKELMVHYKIPTAEARIFENPIDAIHFSKSFHFPQVIKADGLASGKGVLIVHDPTQAENSIRKLMDQKIFGAACKKILIEEFLEGIELSLFVLLDGQNYRVLAAIHDYKKAFDFDKGLNTGGMGAFFPSPIFDASLQSSIEKKILLPLLEAFQKEQIIYKGILYAGLMITRFGPAVLEFNIRLGDPEAQVLIPALQTSFLEIAQALTETKLEALKIQFNENLHYVGVVVAAQGYPEHIEIGKEITLNEQGLTEEERKQSLLFHSGTKKIDGRLVSSSGRVLCSVGWAQSLEEAKKMAYRRIDTIHFEGMFYRKDIGQLHIPSFFLKQV; translated from the coding sequence GTGAAGGTTCTCGTAGTTGGTGGCGGTGGCAGAGAGCATGCACTCTGTTGGTCATTTAAAAAAGATCCGACTGTAAAAAAGATTTTTGTTGCACCAGGCAATGCTGGGACCGAAGAATTCTGTACTAATCTCCCCATTGGGATCTATGACATGGATAATCTTTTTCATTGGGCTAGGGAAAATCGACCAGATCTCACAGTAGTAGGTCCAGAAGCGCCTCTTTGCGATGGGATTGCCGATAAATTTGAATCAATCGGGCTGAAAATCGTTGGCCCCAAGAAAAGGGCAGCTAGACTAGAAGGCAGTAAAGCATGGACCAAAGAACTTATGGTCCATTACAAAATCCCAACTGCTGAAGCTAGAATCTTTGAAAACCCTATCGATGCCATCCATTTTAGCAAAAGTTTTCATTTTCCCCAAGTTATTAAAGCCGATGGGCTTGCTTCAGGCAAAGGAGTTCTGATTGTTCATGATCCTACTCAGGCTGAAAACTCCATTCGCAAGTTAATGGATCAAAAAATCTTCGGAGCTGCCTGCAAAAAGATTCTTATTGAAGAATTTCTCGAAGGGATAGAGCTTTCGCTTTTTGTCCTTCTGGATGGTCAAAACTATCGGGTTTTGGCAGCGATTCATGACTATAAAAAGGCTTTTGACTTTGACAAAGGTTTGAATACAGGAGGAATGGGTGCCTTTTTCCCAAGTCCAATCTTTGATGCCTCCCTACAGAGTTCTATAGAGAAAAAAATCCTTTTGCCCCTTCTGGAGGCGTTCCAAAAAGAGCAGATTATATATAAAGGCATTCTCTATGCTGGTTTAATGATTACTCGCTTTGGCCCAGCTGTTTTGGAGTTTAATATCAGACTTGGAGATCCTGAGGCTCAGGTTTTGATTCCAGCATTACAAACCTCTTTTTTAGAAATCGCTCAGGCTCTCACAGAAACAAAACTGGAAGCACTAAAGATTCAGTTTAATGAAAACCTTCACTATGTTGGTGTCGTCGTGGCTGCCCAAGGTTATCCGGAACATATTGAAATAGGCAAAGAAATTACCCTCAACGAACAGGGTCTTACTGAGGAGGAACGGAAGCAAAGCTTGTTGTTTCATTCGGGAACAAAAAAGATAGACGGCAGGCTTGTCTCCTCAAGTGGCAGAGTGTTATGTTCGGTAGGCTGGGCTCAATCCCTGGAAGAAGCGAAAAAAATGGCGTATCGTCGAATAGATACCATCCATTTTGAGGGGATGTTCTACAGGAAGGACATCGGCCAACTGCATATTCCTTCGTTCTTTTTAAAGCAGGTTTAG
- the htpX gene encoding protease HtpX — protein sequence MFKRVFLLILTNIAVIVLLTLFISIFHLDRWLTAYGIDYWSLFLFSLVVGFTGSFISLAISKWMAKMAYNIQVIQQPSNEAERWLLETVRELANRANIPMPEVGIYESPEVNAFATGPSRSNALVAVSTGILEHMNKKQIAGVLGHEITHISNGDMVTMTLLQGVVNTFVVFLSRIIGFFIDRLFSRNDERESIGIGFYMGMFISEIVLGLLASFIVAWYSRMREFRADAGGAHLAGKEAMLSALKKLKQIMEGESAFIDERAPALNTFKINGRPGGILALLATHPPLEERIKALENLPEE from the coding sequence ATGTTCAAGCGTGTATTTCTGTTAATTTTGACCAACATTGCCGTCATCGTTTTACTAACGCTCTTTATATCTATTTTTCATCTGGATCGTTGGTTAACCGCCTATGGAATAGATTATTGGTCGTTATTCCTTTTCTCCTTAGTGGTAGGTTTTACAGGCAGTTTTATTTCGCTGGCCATCTCGAAATGGATGGCTAAAATGGCCTATAACATTCAGGTTATTCAACAGCCATCTAATGAAGCGGAAAGATGGTTGTTGGAAACAGTCAGGGAACTAGCCAACAGGGCCAATATCCCTATGCCCGAAGTCGGCATCTATGAAAGTCCTGAAGTCAACGCCTTTGCGACTGGGCCATCTCGGTCTAATGCCCTGGTAGCAGTCAGCACAGGCATCCTAGAGCATATGAATAAAAAGCAAATCGCTGGGGTGCTCGGCCATGAGATTACTCATATTAGCAATGGCGATATGGTCACAATGACCTTGTTACAAGGGGTAGTGAATACTTTCGTAGTATTTCTTTCTCGGATTATAGGCTTTTTTATAGACCGTCTTTTCAGCCGGAATGATGAAAGAGAATCGATCGGTATCGGTTTTTATATGGGAATGTTTATCTCTGAAATTGTACTAGGTCTTTTAGCTTCCTTTATTGTTGCCTGGTATTCTCGAATGAGGGAATTTCGTGCCGATGCGGGTGGGGCGCATTTGGCAGGTAAAGAGGCTATGCTTTCGGCTCTCAAAAAACTAAAACAGATTATGGAGGGAGAATCGGCTTTTATTGATGAACGAGCGCCCGCCTTAAACACTTTCAAAATCAATGGTCGACCTGGAGGAATCCTTGCTCTTCTGGCCACCCATCCGCCGCTTGAGGAAAGAATTAAAGCTCTAGAAAATCTCCCAGAGGAATAG
- a CDS encoding NAD-dependent succinate-semialdehyde dehydrogenase, translated as MYSQLTNEKVIKLAKIGNSWVDTLDSFELISPIDGRVIGLVADCGPEEALRAIDASEEAFELWKATSVDTRYQILSRWAQLIVEEKNQLAEIMALEMGKPLKEGKKEVDYAASFVWWYAEEAKRIYGLTIPAPMPSKRIVVLYEPVGPVLAITPWNFPAAMVTRKAAAAIAAGCTIIIKPAEHSPLTATFLAFLWDKAGGPPGVLQVLPTANPERLCKVFFDDFRIRKISFTGSIPVGKAIYREAAKTLKGVLLELGGNAPMIVFADADIDTAIREAIQAKFRNAGQACVAVNRLYVEKKISEPFCSKLVEETKKLVLGDPLLPSTDIGPLVGEQSLHKIHSLLADVLEKGGKILCGGKSQGLYFAPTIVWVSDPSARILSEEIFGPVLPVIPFEMEREVISWANATNYGLASYVMTSDLKRAFRLSEALRFGIVGINDGRPSCCQAPFGGIKESGIGREGGQWGIKEFLETKYLSFNLD; from the coding sequence ATGTATTCTCAACTTACAAATGAAAAAGTTATTAAACTCGCTAAGATAGGGAACAGCTGGGTGGACACATTGGATAGTTTTGAGCTGATCAGTCCTATCGATGGGAGAGTTATAGGGTTGGTTGCTGATTGTGGTCCAGAGGAAGCTCTTCGAGCAATTGATGCCTCTGAGGAAGCTTTTGAACTGTGGAAAGCTACTTCGGTTGATACCCGATATCAAATTTTATCGCGTTGGGCTCAATTGATTGTGGAAGAAAAAAATCAGTTGGCTGAAATCATGGCTTTGGAAATGGGGAAGCCTCTTAAAGAAGGAAAAAAGGAAGTCGATTATGCTGCTAGTTTTGTCTGGTGGTATGCTGAGGAAGCTAAACGTATTTATGGGTTGACTATTCCTGCTCCGATGCCTTCCAAACGAATCGTGGTACTTTATGAACCTGTTGGGCCTGTATTAGCCATTACCCCATGGAATTTCCCAGCTGCAATGGTTACAAGAAAAGCAGCTGCGGCCATTGCCGCCGGGTGTACCATCATCATTAAACCTGCTGAACACAGTCCATTGACTGCAACCTTTCTTGCCTTTCTTTGGGATAAGGCTGGAGGGCCTCCTGGAGTTTTACAAGTGCTTCCAACGGCTAATCCCGAAAGGCTTTGTAAGGTATTTTTTGATGATTTTAGAATTAGAAAAATTTCATTTACTGGCAGCATACCCGTAGGGAAGGCTATCTATAGGGAAGCAGCTAAAACTTTAAAAGGCGTTCTTTTAGAGTTGGGAGGGAATGCTCCCATGATTGTCTTTGCTGATGCCGACATAGATACCGCTATTAGAGAAGCCATTCAGGCAAAATTTAGGAATGCAGGACAAGCGTGCGTTGCCGTCAATAGGCTTTATGTCGAAAAAAAGATCAGCGAGCCCTTTTGCAGCAAACTAGTTGAAGAGACAAAAAAGCTTGTCCTCGGAGATCCATTGCTTCCAAGTACCGATATTGGTCCGCTGGTTGGCGAACAATCCCTTCACAAAATTCATTCATTGCTTGCTGATGTCTTGGAAAAAGGTGGAAAAATTCTCTGTGGAGGGAAATCCCAAGGGTTGTATTTTGCTCCCACCATTGTTTGGGTCTCTGATCCCTCGGCAAGAATACTTAGTGAGGAAATTTTTGGTCCAGTTTTGCCAGTCATTCCTTTCGAAATGGAAAGGGAAGTTATTAGTTGGGCCAATGCCACCAATTATGGCTTGGCTTCTTATGTCATGACTTCTGATCTCAAAAGAGCTTTTCGTCTATCCGAGGCTCTCCGTTTTGGAATTGTTGGAATAAACGATGGGAGGCCTTCCTGTTGTCAAGCTCCTTTCGGTGGAATCAAAGAGTCTGGAATAGGAAGGGAAGGAGGGCAGTGGGGTATAAAAGAGTTTTTAGAAACGAAGTATTTATCGTTTAACCTCGATTAA
- a CDS encoding DUF420 domain-containing protein has translation MQVKDLPAINASLNALTFCFLLFGYIAIKRGRQDLHKWTMLIAVSLSIAFLTCYLLYHYYHGATPFPRHDWSRPVYFTILTTHTILAIVNLPAIFFAVYYALTGQFQKHTRITKLLWPSWAYVSITGVLVYFMLYHWFTKT, from the coding sequence ATGCAAGTAAAAGATTTGCCTGCTATTAATGCTTCCTTAAATGCCCTGACTTTCTGTTTTCTTTTGTTTGGCTATATTGCCATTAAACGTGGCAGACAGGACCTGCATAAGTGGACGATGCTCATTGCTGTGAGCCTCTCTATTGCTTTTCTTACTTGTTATCTTCTTTACCATTATTATCATGGAGCCACTCCATTTCCTAGGCACGATTGGTCCAGGCCTGTCTATTTTACGATATTGACAACGCACACCATCCTTGCCATAGTCAACCTCCCAGCTATTTTTTTTGCTGTTTACTACGCCCTCACAGGCCAATTCCAGAAACATACCAGGATTACCAAATTGCTGTGGCCTAGCTGGGCTTATGTGTCCATTACTGGGGTTTTAGTCTATTTTATGCTCTACCATTGGTTCACAAAAACTTAG
- a CDS encoding SCO family protein, which yields MPKIRQIPPFSFVRSDGVTITANDLKGKIWVADLIYTHCPGPCSTETLRMSQLQSILGKIEGVRLVSISIDPEEDSGAVLRKYAEGYHADPSFWFFVTGKPQEVQDFVVKGLALGMGENPKDKVQAEGKFFHSTQFVLIDQDGFIRKYYDGLNQKTPRDISIDILLLLQESSKTNKGT from the coding sequence ATGCCTAAAATTAGGCAAATTCCCCCTTTTTCTTTTGTTCGATCCGATGGGGTTACGATAACTGCCAACGACTTAAAGGGGAAAATTTGGGTAGCTGATCTCATTTATACACACTGTCCTGGTCCTTGTTCGACCGAAACACTTAGGATGTCTCAGTTGCAAAGTATTCTTGGAAAAATTGAAGGAGTAAGGCTAGTGTCCATTTCTATTGATCCAGAAGAAGATTCTGGAGCTGTTTTGAGAAAATACGCTGAGGGATATCATGCGGACCCTTCTTTTTGGTTCTTTGTAACGGGGAAACCTCAAGAAGTTCAGGATTTTGTGGTCAAGGGGCTAGCATTGGGGATGGGGGAGAATCCTAAAGATAAAGTGCAAGCGGAAGGAAAATTCTTTCACTCGACTCAATTTGTATTAATAGACCAGGATGGATTTATTAGGAAATATTATGATGGACTCAATCAAAAAACGCCAAGGGATATTTCCATAGATATTCTTCTTTTATTACAAGAATCTTCAAAGACGAACAAAGGAACATAA
- a CDS encoding ABC transporter permease, with translation MKQPIRRMENLPLAIYTLWMREVVRFLRQKNRIIGALGTPLVFWLLIGSGVGKSFHSSNEPNYLLYFFPGMLLLILLFTAIFSTISIIEDRKEGFLQGVLCAPISRSSIVFSKLLGGTSLGLLQALLVYFLSLPLGIPFSLERLLGVVVTLFLLGMAMTAVGYILAWPLDSVQGYHALMNLFLMPLWLLSGALFPAEGAYGWIKTLIFLNPLYYGLEMLRFWLSPHSTLALHTLAMYFVITFIFFVLVTAISIWVTDKIKVKNP, from the coding sequence ATGAAACAACCCATTAGAAGAATGGAAAATCTCCCTTTAGCTATTTATACGCTATGGATGCGAGAGGTTGTCCGATTCCTGCGCCAAAAAAATAGAATCATAGGAGCCCTTGGTACTCCTTTGGTATTTTGGCTTTTAATCGGATCTGGGGTAGGAAAATCTTTCCATTCATCCAATGAACCGAACTATCTGCTATACTTTTTCCCAGGGATGCTTCTTCTCATCCTTCTTTTTACAGCTATTTTCTCGACTATTTCCATCATCGAGGACAGAAAGGAAGGTTTCCTACAAGGGGTGCTGTGTGCCCCAATATCGCGTAGTTCGATTGTCTTTTCGAAGCTCTTAGGCGGCACTTCCTTAGGCTTGTTGCAAGCATTACTTGTTTATTTTTTGTCTCTGCCTCTAGGTATCCCATTTAGTCTAGAGCGATTGCTTGGAGTGGTGGTTACTTTATTCTTGCTAGGAATGGCCATGACTGCGGTGGGCTATATTCTTGCATGGCCACTTGATTCTGTTCAAGGCTATCATGCTTTGATGAATCTCTTCCTGATGCCTTTATGGCTCTTATCAGGAGCCTTGTTTCCTGCTGAAGGAGCCTATGGGTGGATTAAAACGCTGATTTTTCTTAATCCATTGTATTACGGATTAGAGATGTTACGGTTTTGGTTGTCTCCACATTCTACTCTTGCTCTCCACACGTTAGCTATGTATTTTGTTATAACATTTATATTTTTTGTGCTTGTCACTGCAATAAGTATTTGGGTGACCGATAAAATAAAAGTGAAAAATCCATGA
- a CDS encoding ABC transporter ATP-binding protein, with amino-acid sequence MSTDFPIQTESVRTEKIIRRTKVEVKNLTFSYGERLALNNVSFEVAEGMIAGILGPNGSGKTTLFRILSTLLPLSSGTVNISGFSYPEESASARAIMGIVFQSPSLDKKLTVEENLLHQGHLYNLHGKELRNRIDELLKLFHLSERKKDLVETLSGGLQRRVEVAKGILHRPEVLILDEPSTGIDPAARRDIWNYLFTLRKELNLTILVTTHLMDEAERCDKVLILDQGKVIAWDSPDRLRSLLPGLVLTIRSSSTDILEKDILSLGRAPVKLNGALVVESKKDESPQALLQFAADLLERHQSYITAMTIAKTSLEDVFLHLTGRQFIVGDKEDETTH; translated from the coding sequence ATGAGTACAGATTTTCCTATTCAAACTGAATCTGTAAGAACAGAAAAGATTATACGGCGAACCAAAGTAGAAGTAAAAAATCTAACTTTTTCATATGGAGAGCGTTTAGCTTTAAATAATGTCAGTTTCGAGGTGGCAGAGGGGATGATTGCAGGGATTCTGGGTCCTAATGGCAGTGGGAAAACAACCCTTTTTAGAATTCTTTCCACTTTATTACCTTTGTCCTCTGGAACCGTCAATATTTCTGGGTTTTCTTATCCTGAAGAAAGTGCTTCGGCTCGTGCCATCATGGGTATTGTCTTTCAGTCACCCAGCCTAGATAAAAAATTAACTGTCGAAGAGAATTTGTTGCATCAAGGCCACTTGTATAATTTACATGGCAAAGAGTTGCGGAATCGGATCGACGAATTATTAAAGCTCTTTCATCTTTCTGAAAGAAAAAAAGATCTTGTGGAGACTTTATCGGGAGGGCTCCAAAGAAGGGTTGAAGTGGCAAAAGGGATATTGCATCGGCCGGAAGTCTTAATTCTGGATGAGCCAAGTACGGGAATCGATCCGGCCGCACGCAGAGATATTTGGAACTATCTTTTTACTCTGAGAAAAGAATTAAATCTGACCATCTTAGTTACGACTCATCTGATGGATGAAGCAGAAAGATGCGATAAGGTGTTAATCTTAGACCAAGGAAAAGTCATTGCCTGGGATAGTCCAGATCGGCTTAGGTCTTTACTCCCAGGACTCGTTCTTACGATTCGGTCATCTTCTACAGATATATTAGAAAAGGATATCCTTAGCCTTGGGAGGGCACCTGTAAAACTCAACGGGGCGCTTGTTGTTGAATCGAAAAAGGATGAAAGTCCACAAGCCCTTCTTCAATTTGCAGCAGATTTGTTGGAAAGGCATCAGAGTTATATTACGGCTATGACGATTGCTAAAACCTCTTTAGAAGATGTCTTTCTCCATTTGACGGGTCGTCAATTTATTGTTGGAGATAAAGAAGATGAAACAACCCATTAG
- a CDS encoding 3-deoxy-D-manno-octulosonic acid transferase, with protein MKSFFLRWLYSFLFGLFTILCLPYYFIKLKRRGNPFDGIDQRLGLYPKRELNDGQGVDLWIHGVSVGEVMIGKVILKELWKIDPNIKVAFSTTTATGFRLAGSEPKEKCFVFYFPLDFPWAVRRTFSYLHPKLVVLIETEIWPNFLAEASERKIPVLLCNARLSERTERWYKIFSWFMKPYLNKLSLILVTDDSEIERFVKVGFPPERIFRLGSMKFDVANYRSQTELSLGWWTKVGWDSKNLVVLGGSTHRGEEDILLREFIKLRKHWPNLRLVLAPRHAERAKEIKKLCDQFGLNSKLRSSLEKEKNPEGDFDILIVDSTGELRSLYEKADLVFVGKSLTAKGGQNFIEAAKAGKAIIVGPNMQNFKLLLNLFVDQKAIVVVQNKEEFSHQLKSLIAEEKARKLLGERAKALFLENLGVGEKTAKILHGYLSFQKQNRQDFGEYRELNIQKSHVN; from the coding sequence ATGAAGTCTTTTTTTCTCCGTTGGCTTTATTCCTTCTTGTTTGGACTTTTTACCATCCTTTGCCTTCCCTATTATTTTATAAAACTGAAACGAAGGGGCAATCCTTTCGATGGAATTGACCAAAGATTAGGATTGTATCCAAAGCGAGAGCTGAACGATGGGCAAGGGGTAGATTTGTGGATCCATGGAGTGAGTGTGGGAGAAGTGATGATCGGAAAAGTCATATTAAAAGAGCTTTGGAAAATAGATCCTAATATCAAAGTTGCCTTTTCTACAACCACTGCTACCGGTTTTCGACTTGCTGGATCGGAACCCAAAGAAAAATGTTTTGTCTTTTATTTTCCTCTCGATTTTCCATGGGCTGTCCGTCGCACTTTTTCTTATCTTCACCCAAAGCTAGTGGTGCTTATCGAGACTGAAATATGGCCGAATTTCTTGGCAGAAGCCTCTGAAAGGAAGATTCCTGTTTTGCTGTGCAATGCTCGACTATCAGAAAGAACGGAAAGGTGGTATAAAATTTTTTCTTGGTTTATGAAGCCTTATCTGAACAAGTTGAGTTTGATATTAGTAACGGATGATTCTGAAATCGAACGATTTGTAAAGGTAGGGTTTCCACCCGAAAGAATTTTTCGATTAGGGAGTATGAAGTTTGACGTCGCTAATTATAGAAGCCAAACGGAACTTTCTTTAGGGTGGTGGACAAAAGTTGGTTGGGATTCAAAAAACCTTGTTGTTTTGGGAGGCAGTACGCATCGGGGAGAAGAGGATATTCTTTTGAGGGAGTTTATCAAGCTTAGAAAACATTGGCCGAATTTGCGTTTAGTCCTGGCTCCTCGACATGCCGAAAGAGCTAAAGAGATCAAAAAGCTCTGTGATCAATTTGGACTTAATTCGAAATTGCGCTCCAGCTTGGAAAAGGAGAAGAATCCAGAAGGCGATTTTGATATCCTTATTGTCGATTCTACTGGAGAGTTGCGTTCTCTCTATGAAAAAGCTGATCTAGTTTTTGTAGGGAAAAGTTTGACAGCCAAAGGTGGGCAGAACTTTATAGAGGCTGCCAAAGCAGGAAAAGCGATTATAGTCGGACCAAATATGCAAAACTTTAAATTATTATTGAATCTTTTTGTGGATCAAAAAGCTATTGTGGTAGTGCAAAACAAGGAGGAGTTTTCGCATCAACTAAAGAGTCTGATTGCAGAGGAAAAGGCAAGAAAGTTGTTAGGAGAAAGGGCAAAAGCCTTGTTTTTAGAGAATTTAGGAGTGGGAGAAAAAACGGCAAAGATTCTTCATGGCTATTTGAGTTTTCAAAAGCAAAATCGGCAAGACTTTGGAGAATATCGTGAATTGAACATCCAAAAAAGTCATGTTAATTAG